The Roseovarius sp. THAF27 genome contains a region encoding:
- a CDS encoding bifunctional 2-polyprenyl-6-hydroxyphenol methylase/3-demethylubiquinol 3-O-methyltransferase UbiG: protein MPQTPDKAAILAKAKAHNWFHAIRLYDDFVTGGPDRTAEKLTVLDTIGLPRDMTGMRVLDIGAWDGFFSFEAERRGAAEVISLDHVAEEATGFPIAAEALQSKVSWRQRNIYHLDPKDIGTFDIVLCLGVIYHLRHILLGLDRVRGVMNQGGLLFVETASIDGHVMRNSGGFGKLADAAPDADQTPLLQLYPGKELGKDPTNFFAPNRAGLDGLLKAAEFSVVNSTALTKAFPSRAFAQARAVSDPETAFYRDRDEAVLSRRKTF, encoded by the coding sequence ATGCCCCAGACCCCCGACAAGGCCGCCATACTGGCCAAGGCCAAGGCCCACAACTGGTTCCACGCGATCCGGCTTTACGATGATTTCGTCACCGGAGGTCCCGACCGCACCGCCGAAAAACTCACCGTGCTCGACACCATCGGTCTGCCCCGCGACATGACCGGCATGCGGGTGCTGGACATCGGCGCCTGGGACGGGTTCTTTTCCTTCGAGGCCGAACGGCGTGGCGCCGCCGAAGTGATCTCGCTCGACCACGTGGCCGAAGAGGCCACCGGCTTTCCGATCGCCGCCGAGGCGCTGCAGAGCAAGGTCTCCTGGCGCCAGCGCAACATCTACCACCTCGACCCCAAGGACATCGGCACTTTCGACATCGTGCTGTGCCTGGGCGTCATCTATCACCTGCGCCACATCCTGCTCGGGCTCGACCGGGTGCGCGGGGTGATGAACCAGGGCGGGCTGCTGTTTGTCGAAACCGCCTCCATCGACGGGCATGTGATGCGCAACTCCGGCGGCTTCGGCAAGCTGGCCGATGCCGCGCCCGACGCCGATCAGACCCCCTTGCTGCAACTTTACCCCGGCAAGGAGCTGGGCAAGGATCCTACCAACTTCTTCGCTCCCAACCGGGCGGGGCTGGACGGGCTGCTGAAAGCGGCGGAATTCAGCGTGGTGAATTCCACCGCCCTGACCAAGGCCTTCCCGAGCCGGGCCTTCGCCCAGGCCCGCGCCGTCAGCGATCCCGAAACTGCCTTCTACCGCGACCGCGACGAAGCCGTCCTGTCGCGCCGCAAGACATTCTGA
- a CDS encoding mannose-1-phosphate guanylyltransferase/mannose-6-phosphate isomerase, which translates to MITPVLLCGGSGTRLWPLSRKSFPKQFADIMGDESLFQASARRFSGTGFADPLLVTGDSFRFIVGEQLEACGIAAQATLIEPDGRNTAPAAATAALKLAQTDSRALMLLVPSDHAIADPQAFRDAVGAGAVAAREGQIVTFGIAPTRPETGFGWLESGAESHPQVMRLESFIEKPDQARAETLLQDPRYLWNAGVFLVRADVLLDAFRAHAPEVLAPVEAAMENAVQDLGFTRIDPELWAAVPDISIDYAVMEKAANVSVVRFTGKWSDLGSWEAVWQESHRDASGNALTAHTTAFDCENTLLRSETDEIELVGIGLKNIVAVAMRDAVMVADMSDSQNVKKAVSTLKTRKAKQAVQFPVDHRPWGWFETLILSDRFQVKRIHVHPGAALSLQSHHHRSEHWIVVQGTARVTVNDDVQLLTENQSVYIPLGAVHRMENPGKVPMVLIEVQTGSYLGEDDILRYEDVYART; encoded by the coding sequence ATGATCACTCCTGTCCTTCTGTGCGGCGGTTCCGGCACCCGGCTCTGGCCGCTGTCCCGCAAGAGCTTTCCTAAGCAGTTCGCCGATATCATGGGCGACGAGAGCCTGTTCCAGGCCTCGGCCCGGCGGTTCTCGGGTACGGGCTTTGCCGATCCGCTGCTGGTGACGGGCGACAGCTTCCGCTTCATCGTGGGCGAACAGCTCGAGGCCTGCGGCATCGCCGCCCAGGCCACGCTGATCGAACCCGACGGGCGCAACACCGCCCCCGCCGCCGCCACGGCGGCGCTGAAACTGGCGCAGACCGATTCGCGGGCGCTGATGCTGCTGGTGCCGTCGGATCATGCCATCGCCGATCCGCAGGCCTTTCGCGATGCCGTCGGCGCCGGGGCGGTCGCGGCCCGCGAGGGGCAGATCGTCACCTTCGGCATCGCGCCCACCCGCCCCGAAACCGGCTTTGGCTGGCTCGAAAGCGGGGCCGAGAGCCATCCGCAGGTCATGCGGCTCGAAAGCTTCATCGAGAAACCCGACCAGGCCCGCGCCGAGACCCTGCTGCAGGACCCCCGCTACCTGTGGAACGCCGGCGTCTTCCTGGTCCGCGCCGACGTGCTGCTCGACGCTTTCCGCGCTCATGCGCCCGAGGTGCTGGCGCCGGTCGAGGCGGCGATGGAAAACGCCGTCCAGGATCTCGGCTTCACCCGTATCGACCCCGAACTCTGGGCGGCGGTGCCTGACATCTCCATCGACTACGCGGTGATGGAAAAGGCCGCCAACGTCAGCGTCGTGCGGTTCACCGGCAAGTGGTCGGACCTGGGCAGCTGGGAAGCGGTCTGGCAGGAAAGCCACCGCGACGCGTCGGGCAATGCGCTGACCGCCCACACGACCGCCTTCGATTGCGAGAACACGCTGCTGCGCTCTGAAACCGACGAGATCGAGCTGGTGGGCATCGGCCTGAAGAACATCGTCGCCGTGGCCATGCGCGACGCGGTGATGGTCGCGGACATGTCCGACAGCCAGAACGTCAAGAAAGCAGTCTCTACACTGAAGACTCGCAAGGCCAAGCAGGCGGTGCAGTTTCCCGTCGATCACCGCCCCTGGGGCTGGTTCGAGACGCTGATCCTCTCCGACCGCTTCCAGGTCAAGCGCATCCATGTGCATCCGGGCGCCGCGCTGAGCCTGCAAAGCCATCACCACCGCTCCGAACACTGGATCGTGGTGCAGGGCACGGCGCGGGTCACCGTGAACGACGACGTCCAGCTGCTGACCGAGAACCAGTCGGTCTATATTCCGCTGGGCGCCGTGCACCGGATGGAAAACCCCGGCAAGGTGCCGATGGTCCTGATCGAGGTGCAGACCGGCAGCTACCTGGGCGAGGACGACATCCTGCGCTACGAGGATGTCTACGCCCGAACCTGA
- a CDS encoding DUF2793 domain-containing protein, with product MSDTSAVHALPYIQPAQAQKHVTHNEALRVLDAIVQLSVQSAGDTPPATPTVGDRHIVGTGATGAWAGQAGSIAVREATSWYFQVPQEGWLAWRQDTAGLVVFDGADWVPHGGPVVDSLLQFGVNAVADAVNRLTVASEASLFDNVGAGHQVKVNKADAPDTASLLFQTGFSGRAEVGTAGSDDFAIKVSADGAAWHTALSVAAGTGVPDLAAGTMIGGQPAYARDTLLGPVSQSAGQPTGAVIEQGQAASGRYVRFADGTQICTGDLETSAAAGVLWTYPVPFADPPHVTGSIAVTAAHFISTSGTGSGSGVTVNGWAHNGSRVASSARMVATGRWF from the coding sequence ATGTCCGATACCTCAGCCGTTCACGCGCTACCCTATATCCAACCCGCCCAAGCGCAGAAACACGTCACCCACAACGAGGCGCTGCGGGTGCTCGATGCCATCGTGCAGTTGAGTGTGCAAAGTGCGGGCGACACCCCGCCCGCGACACCGACCGTGGGGGACCGGCACATCGTGGGCACCGGGGCCACCGGGGCGTGGGCCGGGCAGGCGGGGTCCATTGCAGTCCGGGAAGCTACGAGCTGGTATTTCCAGGTTCCGCAGGAAGGCTGGCTGGCCTGGCGGCAGGACACGGCCGGTCTTGTCGTCTTCGACGGCGCGGACTGGGTTCCCCATGGCGGGCCGGTCGTCGACAGCCTTCTGCAGTTCGGTGTGAATGCCGTGGCGGATGCGGTCAACCGCCTGACCGTGGCCTCTGAGGCGAGCCTGTTCGACAACGTCGGCGCCGGCCATCAGGTCAAGGTCAACAAGGCGGATGCGCCGGACACGGCCAGCCTGCTGTTCCAGACCGGCTTTTCCGGCCGCGCCGAGGTGGGCACTGCCGGGTCGGACGATTTCGCCATCAAGGTCAGCGCCGACGGGGCGGCCTGGCACACGGCCCTGTCGGTCGCCGCGGGCACCGGGGTGCCGGACCTGGCCGCGGGCACCATGATCGGCGGACAACCGGCCTATGCCCGCGACACCCTGCTGGGTCCGGTGAGCCAGAGCGCGGGTCAGCCCACCGGCGCCGTGATCGAGCAGGGCCAAGCCGCTTCGGGCAGATATGTGCGCTTTGCCGACGGGACGCAGATCTGCACCGGCGACCTGGAGACCTCGGCGGCAGCCGGCGTGTTGTGGACCTATCCCGTCCCCTTTGCCGACCCGCCCCATGTCACCGGCAGCATCGCGGTGACGGCAGCGCATTTCATCTCGACCAGCGGCACCGGCAGCGGCAGCGGCGTCACCGTCAACGGCTGGGCGCACAACGGCAGCCGGGTCGCGTCCTCGGCGCGCATGGTCGCGACCGGGCGCTGGTTCTGA
- a CDS encoding replication initiator protein A produces the protein MSATSRTGGGLLPDRHPTADFFVCDFLDVSLKDDLGTMEHPIFSLATRPDRRVLSYAHNDVQVQVTPSVRGRATIHDKDILIYCVSQLMAALNAGREISRTLHLKAHDLLVATNRDTSGDAYARLKEAFERLAGTRITTNLATGGVETTSGFGLIEAWEIVRRSRGGRMMHVTITLSDWLFRAVLSRSVLTLNRDYFRLRKPLERRIYELARKHCGRQAEWTVSVATLHKKAGSAAPLRVFRAALRRMIEAGNLPDYTLREAPGDLIVVTRETMIEVAGAPLLDPRTLDVVREIMPGADVHALAAQWQAWWASSGRKRLSDPQAAFLGWVRTQDERG, from the coding sequence GTGAGTGCGACATCCCGGACCGGCGGAGGCCTGCTGCCCGACCGCCACCCCACGGCGGATTTCTTCGTCTGCGATTTCCTTGACGTCAGCCTCAAGGACGATCTGGGCACGATGGAGCACCCGATCTTTTCGCTGGCCACGCGGCCCGACCGGCGGGTGCTGTCCTATGCGCATAACGATGTGCAGGTGCAGGTCACGCCCAGTGTCCGGGGCCGGGCGACGATCCATGACAAGGACATCCTGATCTACTGCGTGAGCCAGCTGATGGCGGCGCTCAATGCCGGGCGGGAGATCAGCCGCACGCTGCATCTCAAGGCGCATGATCTGCTGGTGGCGACCAACCGTGATACATCCGGCGATGCCTATGCCCGCCTCAAGGAGGCCTTCGAGCGGCTTGCCGGGACACGGATCACCACGAACCTCGCGACCGGCGGTGTGGAGACCACCAGCGGCTTTGGTCTGATCGAGGCCTGGGAGATCGTGCGCCGCTCCAGGGGGGGGCGGATGATGCATGTGACGATCACGCTGTCGGACTGGCTGTTCCGGGCGGTGCTGTCGCGCTCGGTGCTGACGCTGAACCGCGACTATTTCCGCCTGCGCAAGCCGCTGGAGCGGCGGATCTACGAGTTGGCGCGCAAGCATTGCGGGCGGCAGGCGGAATGGACCGTCAGCGTCGCGACCCTGCACAAGAAGGCGGGCTCCGCGGCCCCCCTGCGCGTGTTTCGCGCAGCTCTGCGCCGGATGATCGAGGCGGGAAACCTGCCGGATTACACGCTGCGCGAGGCGCCGGGCGATCTGATCGTCGTGACACGTGAAACCATGATCGAGGTGGCGGGCGCCCCGCTGCTCGATCCCCGGACGCTCGATGTGGTCCGCGAGATCATGCCGGGGGCGGACGTCCATGCGCTGGCCGCGCAATGGCAGGCCTGGTGGGCGTCATCGGGCCGCAAGCGCCTGTCGGACCCTCAGGCCGCGTTTCTGGGCTGGGTGCGCACGCAGGACGAACGGGGATAG
- a CDS encoding AAA family ATPase — MPGDTQAGLPPYFTITPDAALSQLGDPADTASFQAIAKACAAGRSDLASRGLEKDGLRTLRRFSTWEITRYLIPVATGHFRRVLKQNPHLPQGRSESAGAAKWFTLDEVLRLRAHFAAEGSKAKNYLPYRPANLPAKITAVANFKGGVGKTSTAAHLAMSAALDGYRVLVIDLDSQGSMTSIFGGKVADEWGTVFPLIARHYARHQQAENQRRLDRGETPQPLDDTLVEALKTKAGDLVQKTHWSNIDLIGAQLNLYWAEFQIPVWRMAGRGWKLWDALTDSLAEDGLLDAYDVVFLDTPPALGYLTINGLAAADILLVPLGASFLEFDSTGRFFDMLQATFGSIEEAENMAARALGRDGLAFEWDAVRAVLTRYDATQQGELASLMQTYLGQVLSPHRQDYTALIGQAGEQVQGIYEADYRDFNRETYVRGRETFDATYAAFKALLVGAWRRDELNLLEVAE, encoded by the coding sequence ATGCCCGGCGACACACAGGCAGGCTTGCCGCCCTACTTCACCATCACCCCCGATGCGGCGCTCTCCCAGCTGGGGGACCCCGCGGACACCGCCAGCTTCCAGGCCATCGCCAAGGCCTGTGCCGCGGGGCGCAGCGACCTTGCGTCGCGCGGACTGGAGAAGGACGGCCTGCGCACCCTGCGCCGGTTCTCGACCTGGGAGATCACCCGCTATCTAATTCCCGTGGCCACCGGCCATTTTCGCCGCGTCCTCAAGCAGAACCCGCATTTGCCCCAAGGCCGGTCGGAAAGCGCGGGTGCCGCGAAGTGGTTCACCCTCGATGAAGTTCTGCGGCTCAGAGCGCATTTCGCCGCCGAAGGGTCGAAGGCCAAGAACTACCTGCCCTACCGTCCTGCGAATCTGCCCGCCAAGATCACCGCCGTGGCCAACTTCAAGGGCGGTGTCGGCAAGACCTCCACCGCCGCGCACCTGGCGATGTCGGCGGCACTGGACGGCTACCGGGTGCTGGTCATCGACCTGGACAGCCAGGGGTCGATGACCTCGATCTTCGGCGGCAAGGTGGCAGATGAATGGGGCACCGTCTTTCCGCTGATCGCGCGCCACTATGCGCGCCACCAGCAGGCCGAGAACCAGCGCCGGCTGGACCGTGGCGAGACACCGCAGCCCCTGGACGACACGCTGGTCGAAGCCCTGAAAACGAAGGCGGGCGACCTGGTGCAGAAAACCCACTGGTCCAACATCGACCTGATCGGCGCGCAGTTGAACCTCTACTGGGCGGAGTTCCAGATTCCGGTCTGGCGCATGGCCGGGCGCGGCTGGAAGCTCTGGGACGCGCTGACCGACAGCCTGGCCGAGGACGGGCTGCTCGATGCCTATGACGTCGTGTTCCTCGATACGCCCCCGGCCCTGGGGTACCTGACGATCAACGGGCTGGCGGCGGCGGACATCCTGCTGGTCCCGCTCGGCGCCTCGTTCCTCGAATTCGATTCCACGGGGCGGTTCTTCGACATGCTGCAGGCCACCTTCGGCTCCATCGAGGAGGCCGAGAACATGGCAGCCCGCGCCCTGGGCCGCGACGGGCTGGCCTTTGAATGGGACGCGGTGCGCGCGGTCCTGACCCGCTACGACGCGACCCAGCAGGGCGAGCTTGCCAGCCTGATGCAGACCTACCTGGGGCAGGTGCTGTCGCCGCACCGGCAGGATTACACCGCGCTGATCGGCCAGGCCGGCGAACAGGTACAGGGCATCTACGAGGCCGATTACCGCGATTTCAACCGCGAAACCTACGTCCGTGGCCGTGAAACCTTCGATGCCACATATGCCGCCTTCAAGGCGCTGCTGGTCGGAGCCTGGCGGCGCGATGAACTGAACCTGCTCGAGGTCGCGGAATGA
- a CDS encoding ParB N-terminal domain-containing protein: MSKRKRLTAANPEYREEPLETKAYFMGVAPTQTRRAPVAQVAGDSSLVAALEEVSETLRRAREDGRMVLSLSLDAIETDYLVRDRIRVDDDELNTLCASIAARGQQMPIEVAALPGDRYGLISGWRRLTALKRLAAERPDAGFDTVLALLRRPEDSAESYLAMVEENEIRVGLSHYERARIAARAVDMNVFEDTGVALRSLYANASRAKRSKIGSFLRLVSALDTVLRFPEDIGERLGLKLSTALEEDPRRGPRLARDLQEADARDPQAEKACLERFLKRLKTAEAPPAAPREEPRKGVFMQHDGKDRLVLSGPGVTPDFIDALRRHLQDSD, encoded by the coding sequence ATGAGCAAACGCAAGCGCCTGACCGCCGCCAACCCCGAATATCGGGAGGAGCCGTTGGAAACCAAGGCATATTTCATGGGCGTTGCCCCCACCCAGACGCGCCGGGCCCCGGTGGCGCAGGTGGCTGGCGACAGCTCCTTGGTCGCCGCGCTCGAGGAAGTGTCCGAAACACTGCGGCGCGCCCGGGAGGACGGTCGCATGGTGCTGTCGCTGTCCCTGGACGCGATCGAAACGGATTACCTGGTCCGCGACCGCATCCGTGTCGATGATGACGAGCTGAACACGCTTTGCGCCTCCATTGCGGCGCGCGGACAGCAGATGCCGATCGAGGTCGCAGCCCTGCCGGGGGACCGCTACGGGCTGATTTCCGGCTGGCGCCGTCTGACGGCGCTGAAGCGGCTTGCGGCGGAACGGCCCGACGCAGGGTTCGACACGGTGCTCGCGCTGCTGCGGCGGCCCGAAGACAGCGCCGAGAGTTATCTCGCCATGGTCGAGGAAAACGAAATCCGTGTCGGGCTGAGCCATTACGAACGCGCCCGCATCGCCGCCCGGGCGGTGGACATGAATGTCTTTGAAGATACGGGCGTCGCCCTGCGCAGTCTCTATGCCAATGCGTCTCGGGCCAAACGCTCCAAGATAGGTTCTTTTCTCCGGCTGGTCTCGGCGCTGGACACGGTCCTGCGGTTCCCCGAGGACATCGGTGAAAGGCTCGGCCTGAAGCTTTCCACCGCGCTGGAGGAAGACCCGCGGCGCGGTCCCCGGCTGGCCCGGGACCTGCAGGAGGCCGACGCCCGCGACCCGCAGGCGGAAAAGGCCTGTCTGGAGCGGTTCCTCAAGCGTCTGAAGACCGCCGAGGCACCCCCGGCCGCGCCGCGGGAGGAACCCCGCAAGGGGGTATTCATGCAGCATGACGGCAAGGACCGTCTGGTCCTGTCCGGACCGGGCGTGACCCCGGATTTCATCGACGCCCTGCGGCGCCATCTGCAGGATTCCGACTGA